ACACCACCTCATGCGCACCGTTCTGCACTTTCTCGCCACCGGCCTGACCACCGCCGCGCTCGCCGGCGCCGCAACCGCGACGGCCGCGCCGTCAGGACCGCCGTGCCACCCCCTCGGCGCGGGTGCCACCGTCTGCCAGACGGCCGGTCACATCCGGGTCATCGCCACACCCACGGTCAAGGCGCCGCCGGCCCACCAGTTCAACGGCTGGATCGGTATGGTCCACCACCCCTAGCCGAGCCGAAGTGATGCCAGACCCCGCAGCGTGACATTCGGCTTGTACGCGGGTTCGGCCACCAGCTGCGCGTGCGGGAATCGCCGCGCCAGTTCGGTCAGCGCGATACGCGCCTCCAGTCGAGCCAGTGGTGCGCCGAGGCAGAAGTGCGGCCCCTTACTGAAAGACAAGTGCCGCAACCCTTCCCGGTCGGGATCGAAGGCATCCGGCCGATCGAAGGCAGCCGGGTCGCGGTTCGCGGCAGCGATCAGCAACAGGATGCTGTCGCCCTCGGGGACTGTAATAATCCCCCGGTCGCTCCGCTCCTGCCCACCGCCCACAATCCCCCGGTCGCTCCGCTCCTGCCCACCGCCCACAATCCCCCGGTCGCTCCGCTCCTGCCCGCCGTCCACAATCCCCCGGTCGCTCCGCTCCTGCCCGCCGATCTGCATGTCCGCGCCGGCGATCCGCATCACCAATTGAACCGGCGGGTCGTAGCGCAACGTCTCCTCGATGATCACGTTCGCCCGCTCCGGATCGCCCGCCAGCGCCGCCCACTGCGCCGGGGCGCGCATCATCGCCAGCACGGCATTGGCGATGAGATTGACCGTCGTCTCATGGCCGGCGATCAGTAGCAGGTCGCAGGTCGCGACGATCTCGTCGACGGTGAGCTGATCCCCGTCCTCCTCGGCTGCGATCAGCGCCGAGATCATGTCCTCCCGCGGCTCGGCGCGGCGCTTCGCGACAAGATGCCCGAGGTAATCCCGCATCCACTCGTCGGCCCGCAGCCGTTCGTCGGCGTTCGCGGAGGCCTGACCGGTCAGCGTCATGATCGGGTCGAGCCCCTGCGCCAACAGCGCCGCGGCACGGCTGAACTGCGGCTCATCGGCCAGAGGTACGCCGAGCAGCCGGCAGATCACCGCGACCGGCAGCGGATAGGCCAGGTCTGACACCACATCGAATGGGCCGCCGGGCGTCTCCTCCCCTGTCCTACGGGCGGCCACCGCGTCGAGCAGTTCGCCGACCAGCGTGTGGATCTCGGGTTCCAGCGCCCGGACCGCCTTGGGCGAGAACGCCTGCTGCGCCAAAGTACGCAGCCGGGTGTGGTCAGGCGGGTCGAGGAACAGAAAACCCGGCGTGGCCGTGCGTTGCGGCGTGATCCCTTCGGCGATCTGGCGCTGCACCACCGACGATTTCATGCCGTCGCTGCACGATGACGGATGCCGCAGCACCTCATCGCAATCCGCGAACCCCGAGAACACCACCATGCCGGTCTCGGGCAGCACCATGGGCCCCAGCTCGCGAATCCGCGCGAACACCGGGTATGGGTCGGCGCGAACCGCCGGGTCGAGTATCTGGACCAGCTGCGCCTGCGCTGCGGTCTGATCTCCCGTCGCTGCGCTCGCCCCTGCGCCAGTCGTCATGCCCTTATTGTACGTGCGTCTAAGAAGGCTGCCGGGCCGTTGCGTAGTACCGACCGAGGACGTGTTCGCGCAGCTCATCGAACTCACCGGCGGTGATCGCCGCACGGATCTGATCGACCAGCCGGATGGTGAAGCGCTCGTTGTGGATGGTGCACAGCGTCGAGGCCAGCATCTCCTTGGCCTTGAACAAGTGGTGGATATAGGCACGGGTGTAGTGCGCGCAGGTGTAGCAATCGCACTCGTCGTCGATCGGGGTGAAATCTCTGCGGTACCGCGCGCCGGTGATGTTGTACCGGCCGTGCACCGAGTACACCGCCGCGTTGCGGGCCACCCGAGACGGGGAGACGCAGTCGAAGGTGTCCGCGCCCGCAGCCACCGCGGCGAACAGGTCGTCGGGCTCGCTGATCCCGAGCAGGTGCCGGGGCTTGTCATCGGGCAGTTCACTGGTGACCCATCCGACGATGGTGGCCAGGTTCTGCTTCTCCAGCGCGCCACCGATGCCGTAGCCGTCGAATCCGCGACCGTCCTCATCGAGGAGGGAGACCAGACCGCGCGTCGCCTCCCGCCGCAGATCCTCGTACTGCGCCCCTTGCACCACCCCGAACAGCGCTTGGCGCGGCTTGTCCGCGCGTTCCAGGGTGAGCTTGCGATGCTCGGCCAGGCAGCGCACCGCCCAGTCGTGCGTGCGCCGCACCGACTGCTCCTGGTATCCGCGGGTGTTGACCAGGGTGGTCAGTTCGTCGAAGGCGAAGATGATGTCGGCCCCGAGTTGATGCTGGATCCCGATCGACACCTCAGGGGTGAACCGGTGCGTCGAGCCGTCCTTGTGCGACCGGAAAGTGACGCCGTCTTCGTCGACATGGGCCAGCCGCTCCTTACCCTCGGCGATGATGTCGTCGGCCTGCACCCGTGTCGCATCCATGGCGAGCACCTTCTTGAACCCGACGCCGAGCGAGAGCACCTGAAACCCGCCGCTGTCGGTGAAAGTGGGGCCCGACCAGTTCATGAACGCACCCAAACCGCCCGCCTCGTCCACGATATCGGGCCCCGGCTGCAGATACAGATGGTAGGCGTTCGCCAGAATCGCCTGCGCTCCAATCTCTTTCATGGCTTCGGGCAGCACGGCCTTCACGGTGGCCGCCGTGCCGACGGCGATGAACGCCGGGGTATGGATATCGCCGTGCGGAGTGTGGATGACGCCGACCCGGCCCGCTCGCCCGGCCAGCTCTGCCCGCACCTCGAAATACTGCTCGCTCACGCGAACATTCAATCAACCGCGAAGTCCCCGTGCTCGGGCGCTCTCGGTCGTAGATTCATCACATGAGGTTGAGATCGCTGGCCAGCATCGCAGCGCTGGCGGCCGCCGCGGCCACCTCCGCCGCATGCTCGTCGGGCCCGCACACCGCCGCACCGCCCCCGGGCTCACTGGCGTCCGGCACCGCCGAGATCACGATCGACGGCCGCGATGCCGGCACCACCCATGCCGTCAGCTGTTCGCCGGCCGGCTTCCTGACCACCATCACCACCGGCGACGACGGCTCCGGTGTGAGCGCGCTGGTGTCCAACGGAGACGAACTCAAGGCGGAATCGGTCAGCTTCCGCAATGTGGGTGGATTCACCGGTAGCTACAACGCCGGACTCGGCGAACCTGGCGCCACCGTCAGCATGACCGGACGGACCTATGACATCTCCGGAACGGCCCAGGGGTTTCGCACCGACAACGCAAGCTTCGCCACCCAGAGCCGTTTCACCGTGAAGGTGGCCTGCTGAACTGCGGTTTACCTGCAGATGATCGGCAGTCAAGTATTTCGCTCATAACGGCGTCTGTGCGTCCGCTGAGCACCATACTGCTCTGGGATCATCAGGCGGTCTTGAACCGGATCGCACAACAGAAGGAGATCAGTGGTGAAGCGTGAACTCGTGGTCGCCCTGGGCGGTGCGGCAATCGTCATCGCCGGGCTGTCCGGCTGTTCCTCGGATGACAAGAAGTCGAGCAGCTCATCCAGCTCGGAGAAGTCCACCTCCTCGGCGTCCGCCACCGCGACCGCAACGGAGTCCCCCACCGCAGCCGCGGGCTCGGGCGCCACCAAGGTCACCATCGACGGTGCCGATCAGGCCGTGAACGGCTCGGTCGTCTGCGCCACCATGGGCGGCAACGTCAACATCGCGATCGGCGAGGCCGCCACCGGTATCGCCGCGGTACTCAGCGACGGCGACTCCCCGACCGTCACCTCGGTGGGCCTGGGCAACGTCAACGGCGTCACCCTGGGCTACCAGTCCGGCGCCGGCCAGGGTGAGGCGAAGGCCGAGAAGGACGGCAAGACCTACAAGATCAGCGGCACCGCCACCGGTATCGACATGGCCAACCCCATGACCCCGGTGAACAAGCCCTTCACGATCGAGGTCACTTGCCCCAACTGACCTGAGAGCACGACGACGGCGGCGTCCCGAGCGGGGACGCCGCCGTTGTCGTCTGCGTTCAGGCGGGAACGGTGTAACCGCCGGCGGACTGGCGCAACTGCCAGATCTGCGCCGGGCACAACTCATTGACGGCCTGATTGATCAGGTAGGCGCCCTGGTAGTAATCCGAGCTGTTGAAGTCCGACTTCACCTGTTCGACGAGTTGACCGTAGGGCATCAGGCCCGCCACCCGGTCGCAGATGGTCTGGCCGTAGGCGATGGCCGCATCAGGACCGGCGAAGTTATAGCCGGGCCGTACCGTCACGTTCACCAGGTACGCGACCGCGTCGGCGTGGGCCACCGGAGCGGCCACTCCCGCCAGGCCCGCGGCGAGCGCGCCCGCGACTACCAATCCCCGCAATGACCTCATGGCCTCAACCATAAACCCGAAGGATGACGGCCGGGGCCGGATACCGATCAGGGACGCGTGCGGCGCTGATGCCGGCGCAAACGGGCCAGCAACACCCGCCGGTGCACCTCGAAGGACAACGACAACGGGTCCCGCCACGCTCCGGGCTTCTTCACGTTGTTGGCCATAGTGACTCCACTGTCGCACACGAGATACCGCCAATCCGATTGGCGCGCGCAGTATTTGACAAATGTCACTACCAAGGAGAACAGCCGGTTAACACTGCTCGACGCCGTCGACACCCGCGCGTTACGTACGCTAATTGACGTATCCGTCGATGCAAATCTGGGAAACCACCCCGCTCCCACTTGACACCTGTCACGATCGAGCCAGGCGGGTGTGAGAAGGAGAGTCGGGCGTGCGGCAATTATCGAGGTGGGTCAGTGTCGGCCTGTTGACCGCGGGAGTGTCAGCCGGCTTGCTGACGGGCGCGGGCGTGGCGACGGCGGACAGCGGTTCACCTGCGCCGTCGGGGTCCGCTACATCCTCGTCCGGTAGTGCCGAGGGATCGGGTACCGGCACCGGCACCTCCGCGACCGACACCCCCGGCGCCACCACCTCCGGATCGACCGACAAGGCCGAACCCGCCTCGAACGCCGGCACGACCTCCGAGGCGAACGATCCCCCGAAGAAGAAAAAGAAGAAGAGGTCGACCTCTGCCGGCTCTGGCACGTCGGCCACCGATAATTCAGCCACCCGATCCGACACCGGGCCCAAATCCCAGTCGGCCGGCACCGGGGAGGCGCCCGCCGCGGCCAAGACTGCCGAGCCCACTGCCGCCGCTGCCATCAGGTCCGTCGCACCGACCGCGGAAGCACCGACACCGAACACTTCGTCTTTGCGACTTGCTCAGGCGCCTGTCACCGCCAAGACCGCGCCCACCGCGGTCAACCCGGTCAAGGTGATCGCCAGGGCCGTCACCGGCCTGGTCAACAGCGTCGGGTCCGCCATCATCAACGCGGTCCAGGCGCTGGAGAAGTTCGTCACCGGCCCGCCGATACTGCCCGCGGGAAGCACGGTCACGGTCCGCACCTCCACGATCCTGTTGACGAATGGGCAACGCGTACAGGCCAATTGGTACTACCCAGAGCCGGACCCGGACACCGGGGCACCGCCCGAGCAGATGATCCTGCTCCAGCATGGGTTCTTCGCGCTCGCTCCGATGTACAGCTATACCGCGGCCAACCTCGCCGAGCGCACCAACAGCGTCGTGGTCACCCCGACGCTGTCCTCGAACTTCTTCGCCGGCGACGATCGCTGGCTGGGCGGTGCCGGGATGGCCGCACAGATCGCCGACCTTTTCACTGGGAACCGCGAAGCGCTCACCCAGAGCGCGATCGCGGCCGGGTACGCCACCCGGTACGGCCTGGATCCCGCTACAGCGGCGCTGCCGCAGAAGTTCGCACTGGCGGGTCATTCGGCGGGCGGCGGCCTGGTCGCCGGAGCGGCCGGCGACCTGGCTACGAACGGCGCGGCGAAGGACCTGGTCGGGGTGATCCTGCTGGACGGGGTCCCCACCGGCAACACCCTGCGCGATGCGCTCACGAAACTCGACACCTACCAGGCCGACGGCGGCCAATACATCCCCATCCGCGTGATCGGCGCCCCGCCGAATCTGTTCAACTTCATCAGTACCGAGAATCAGACCTTGTCGGCCGCGCGACCCGGTCAGTTCAACGGGGTGGTCCTCTCCGGTGGCGTGCATATGGACTCGATGCAGGGCGGTAACCCGATCATCCAGTTCGCGGCCCAGTTACTCGCTGGGTTCCCGCAGCCCCAGAATCCGCCCGCGGTGCAAGACTTGATGACCGACTGGATGACCGCATGGTTCGCGGGCGCCGACGAGGGCCCCGTACCGGTGCCCGGAACCGTCATCGACATCGACACCCCCAAAGGCACGGCACACGGCCGGGTGATCTGAGCCGCGGTTTCCGACGTTTCGGTGGCTTCCAGCACGTTTCGACCACCGAAACGTCGGAAACCAAGAACGGACCCAACCGAAGCTGGGTCCGTTTACTTGGCGGTGGCGGAGGGATTTGAACCCTCGGACGGGGGTTACCCGTCACACGCTTTCGAGGCGTGCTCCTTAGGCCGCTCGGACACGCCACCGGGAGGCAGCTTACCGGCCGAGCGCGTTTGCCCCTAATCGCGTCGATTTCTCCCTCAAGGCGGCGCGGCTAGCGCTGGCGCGCGAAGAACTCCTCCAGCGGCGCCGCGCACTCGGCGGCCAGCACCCCCCCACGCACCTGGGGCCGGTGGGTCAGCCGGCGATCCCGGACCACGTCCCACAATGATCCGACCGCCCCGGTCTTGGGTTCCCACGCCCCGAACACCAGCAGGCCGACCCGGGCCATCACGATCGCGCCGGCGCACATGGTGCAGGGCTCGACCGTCACCGCGAGCGTGCAGTTCTCCAGACGCCAGCCGTCCCCCAGCCGGGCCGCCGCTGCGCGCAGGGCCAGGATCTCGGCGTGGGCGGTGGGATCGCCGAGCTCCTCACGTGCATTGGCCGCGCGGGCCAACTCCGTCCCGTCCGGTCCGTAGACCACTGCGCCGATCGGCACATCGCGCGGACCAGCCAACCGTGCGGCGGCCAGGGCCTCCCGGATCAGGGACTGATCGGAGCTCACCGACCGATTTTGTCGAGCACCGCGGACAGCTCGGAGTCGAAGCCCATCCGCTCGGCGATCGCGCTGATCTGCTCGTCGATCTCCATGTCGATATCGGCGACGATCACCCCGAGCACCCCCTCTGGCAGCCCGATATCGGACAGCACGCCCAGATCGCCCTCTTCGAACGGGTCCTGGTCCTCGAGGTCCTCGTCATCGATGTCGGCGTCCAACTTGTCCAGCACTTCCGCAGCAATGTCATAGTCCAGCGCCGCGGTGGCGTCCGAAAGCAACAGCCGGGTGCCGGCCGGCGCCGGCCGCACGATGACGAAGAACTCGTCGTCGACGTCGATCAGGCCGAAAACAGCACCCGCGCTCCGCAATTCGCGCAGCTCCGTCTCAGCCGCGGACAAGCTGCTCAGCGCCGCCCGCCGCATCGGCGTACAACGCCACTTGCCGTCCTCACGGACGACCGCAACCCCGAACCCCTCGGGGTGCTCGGCAGCTTCCCGCGCCGGCGCACGCTGTGCTCCCATTGCCCTAACGCTAGTCGCAGACCAGGGGCTTTGACCACCTAATGACCGGCACCCGGTCGGTATGCCAACCTTGACCGGTGACCGACACACCGGTGTGCGTGCTGGGACTGGGTTTGATCGGCGGTTCCCTGATGCGTGCCGCACAGGCCGCCGGCAGGGACGTCTTCGGCTACAACCGATCCCTCGACGGCGTGGCGGCGGCCCGGCTCGACGGCTTCGACGCCACCGCCACCCTGGATCAGGCATTGGCCCGCGCCGCCGAGTCCGACGCCGTGATCGTCCTGGCCGTCCCGATGCCCGCACTGCCCGTGATGCTGGAGCACATCCGTCGCGTCGCCCCAGACTGCGCGCTCACCGACGTGACCAGCGTCAAGGGCGCCGTGCTGCGTGAGGTCGAGGCGCATGGACTGCGGTCGCGGTTCGTCGGCGGACACCCCATGACCGGCACCGCCCACTCCGGTTGGGCGGCGGGCAGCCAGGAACTCTTCGCCGGCACCGCGTGGGTCGTCAGCGTCGACGACGACGTCGATGCGCTGGTGTTCGCCGACGTGATGAACCTGGCCCTGGACTGCCGGGCGTTCGTGGTGCCGGCCCGCTCCGATGAACACGACGCCGCGGCGGCCGCCATCTCGCACCTACCGCATCTGCTCGCCGAAGCGTTGGCCGTCACCGCGGGTGACGTGCCGCTGGCCTTCGCGCTGGCGGCAGGGTCCTTCCGGGACGGCACCCGGGTCGCGGCCACGGCCCCCGAGTTGGTGCGCGCCATGTGCGAGGCCAACTCCGAGGAGTTGTTGGCCACGCTGGACCGCACTCTGGGCCTGCTCACACAGGCCAGGAACCATCTGGCGGCCCACACCTCGGTGGCCGATCTGGTCGATGCCGGGCATGCCGCGCGCATCCGCTACGACAGCTTCAGCCGTCCCGACATCCTGCACGTCACCGTCGGCGCCGAGAACTGGCGGGAAGAACTGGCCGCCGCAGGTCGGGCGGGTGGAGTGATCAGATCCGCTCTGCCAGTCCGGGGTAATCGAGGATGAACCCGTCGGAGTCCACCGTGATGGTGGTCTCCGCGATCGGGGACTTCAGGCTGATCCCGCCCGCCACGCTGGTGTAGCTGATCGTCTCCGGTTCCACCGACAACTCCGGCAGCCGGACATAGACCACCGGCAGGCTCAGCGTTTCGGCCCGCTGATGCAAGCCGGTGCGCCGGATCGGCAGCGCATTGAAGAACGGGCTGAACACCGCGTCGACATCCAACGCCCCGTCGAAGGCGGCCCGCCTGGTCTGGTTCTGGTGGTCCTGCACCAACCACATGTTCTCCTCGTCGCGCGCGATGGAGAGCTGGCGTTCCCGCTCGGCGAGGGTCATGGTCACCGAGAGCCGCTTGGTGGCCCCGGATTCGTCGGTGACCAGGTCATAGGAGGCACTGAACGCCGGATGTGACTCCGTGGCGGCCGCGACGATCCGGCCGTAGGCCTTTATGCGGTTCCCGGACAGCTGAACCCGCACCGACTCCATCCGGCGCAGGTCATGGGCACGCCAGGTGAGAACGGCCGGCCACGCACTGTCCGGCGTCTCAGCGGTCTCGGTGCCTGATTGAGAGGCTGCGTCAGTCACCTCTCTACCGTAGGCGACGGACCCCCGGCTTCGTAGCCGCGTTCCGAAGTCGCCCCAGAAACCGACTTTTCCCCGTCGTTTCGCTCGCCCCTGACCTCGAGAGCCACTTCGTCGTCGATCAGCGGCTGCGGGAAACGCCGCCAGCGGTCACCGCCCGGCTGCGACAACCACACCGCGAAGGCCAGCGCCGCGTCCAGGATCAGCGCCAGCGCGGTGACCATCAGGGCGCCCACCAGGGCGATGTGGAACTGCCGCACCTTGATGCCGTCGATCAGATACCGGCCCAGCCCGCCCAGGCTGGCGTACGCCGCGACGGTGGCGGTGGCTACGATCTGCAGGGTGGCGGTGCGCAGGCCGCTCAGGATCAGCGGCAGGGCGTTGGGTACCTCGACCCGCAACAGCACCTGGCGTTCGGTCATCCCCATGGACCGGGCCGCGTCGACGACGCTCGCGTCCACATTGGCGATACCCGCGTAGGTGCCGGCCAGCAGCGGCGGAATGCCGAGCAGCATCAGCGCGACCGTGGGCGGGATCAGCCCGAGACCCCACAACAGCACCCCGAGCAGAAGCACACCGAGGGTGGGCAGGGCGCGCAGCGCGTTGACGCCGGTGACGACCAGGAAGGTGCCCCGGCCGGTATGCCCGATGAGCAGGCCGACCGGCACGGCGACGAGCACCGAGAACAGCACCGCGATCACCGTGTACTGCAGATGTTCTGCGATCCGGATGCCCAGCCCGGCATGACCGGACCAGTTCGCGGCGGTGAAGATGTAGGACAGCGCCTGCTGCAGGAAGTTCACCGGGCACCTACCTTGGCGCTGGAGGCTTTGACCCACGGAGTCACGGCCCTGCCGGCCAACAGGATCAGCGCGTCGATCACCACCGCCAGCACGAAGATCGCGATGATGCCCGCCATGATCTGCCCGCTCTTGTTAGCTTGATAGCCCTCGGTGAACCAGGTGCCCAGCCCGCCGATGCCGATCACCGACCCGACGGACACCATCGAGATATTGGTCACCGCGACCACCCGGAGGCTGGCGATGAGTACGGGGATCGCCAGTGGCAGTTCCACTTTGACGATGCGGACGAACGGCCGGTAGCCGATGGCGGTGGCCGCGTCCAGTACGTCGGCCGGAACCGCGTCCAGCGCCTCCGGCACGGCCCGCACCAGCAGCGCCGTGGTGTAGAGCGTGAGCGCGACCAGGACGTTGGCCTCGTCCAGGATGCGAGTCGGGATGATCAGCGGCAGCGCCACGAACAGGGCCAGGGACGGGATGGTGAAGATGATGCTGGCGATCACCGTGATGACCCGGCGCGGCACCGTGGTGCGCTGCACGAGCGCGCCGATCGGCACCGCGATGAGCAACCCCAGCACGATCGGCACCAGCGACAGTCGCAGGTGGATCAGCGTGAGCGCCCACGCCTTGTCCAGATGGGTCAGCAGATACGTCACGTCTACCCGTTCGCTCCGCAGGCTTCGCTCATACCGCTACCCGACCTTCGGTACGCGACGCTGACGCTTGAGGGCCGCCAGCACATCGTCGGCCTCGATACCGCCCAGCAGCCGCCCTTCGTCGTCGACGGCCACGCCCAGACCCGACGGGGAGGACAACGCGGCATCCAGCGCCAGCCGCAGCGACCCGTCCGGTCGGAAGAAGGACCCGCCGCCGATCGTGCTGTCGTACAACGCACTTCCGCGGCGGTGCACCTCGACACCTTCGGCGTTGATCCACGCGAAGGGCCGGCCGTCGGCGCGGATCACCAGCGCCCATTCATCGGGAGCCAGTTGCTGCGCATCGATCTCGGATTCGGCGACCTGACGGATGTCGTGTAGCGGCAGCCCGGTCGCCGCGAAGAACTGCAGGCCGCGGTAACCGCGGTCGGCCCCGACAAAGCCGGATACCAGCTCGTTGGCCGGATTCGACAGCACGAACGCCGGATCGGCGTACTGCTGCAGCACCCCGCCCCGGCCGAACACCGCCACCTTGTCCCCGAGCTTGACCGCCTCGTCGATATCGTGGGTGACGAACACGATGGTCTTACGCAATTCGCTTTGCAGCCGCAGGATTTCGGTCTGCAACTCTTCACGTACGACCGGGTCGACGGCACTGAACGGCTCGTCCATCAGCAGGATGGGTGGGTCGGCGGCCAGCGCCCTGGCCACCCCCACCCGCTGCTGCTGACCGCCCGACAATTGCGCCGGATAGCGGCCGGCCAGCTTGGGGTCCAGCCCCACCCGTTCCAGCACCTCGAGAGCGGCTCTTCGTGCGGCACGGCGTGTTTCGCCTTTGAGTACGGGCACGGTGGCGACATTGTCGATGACCCGCTGATGTGGCATCAACCCGGCGCTCTGAATGACGTAGCCGATACCGAGGCGCAGCTTGACCGGATCGACTTTCGTCACGTCGTTCCCGTCGACGGTGAGCGTGCCCGACGTGGGTTCGATCATCCGGTTGATCATCCGCATCGACGTGGTCTTGCCGCAGCCCGACGGTCCGACGAACGCGGCAAGCGTGCCCTCGGGAATGTCGAGGGTGAGGTCGTCGACGGCGACGGTCCCATCCGGGTACGTCTTGGTGACGTTGGTGAACGTGATCATCGGCTACTCACTTACCGGGAAGGGGTTTGTCGAAACCGTTGTCCTTGATCCACTTTTCGGCCGCTTCCTCGGGGTCCACACCCTTGTTCCCCTCGACCGAGGTGTTGAGCGCGATCAGCGCCTCGGTGGACAATTTCGCGCTGACGGCGTCGAGCACGCTCTTGAGCGGAGTGGACAGTTTCGCAGAAG
This genomic stretch from Mycolicibacterium fluoranthenivorans harbors:
- the tgt gene encoding tRNA guanosine(34) transglycosylase Tgt, whose translation is MRAELAGRAGRVGVIHTPHGDIHTPAFIAVGTAATVKAVLPEAMKEIGAQAILANAYHLYLQPGPDIVDEAGGLGAFMNWSGPTFTDSGGFQVLSLGVGFKKVLAMDATRVQADDIIAEGKERLAHVDEDGVTFRSHKDGSTHRFTPEVSIGIQHQLGADIIFAFDELTTLVNTRGYQEQSVRRTHDWAVRCLAEHRKLTLERADKPRQALFGVVQGAQYEDLRREATRGLVSLLDEDGRGFDGYGIGGALEKQNLATIVGWVTSELPDDKPRHLLGISEPDDLFAAVAAGADTFDCVSPSRVARNAAVYSVHGRYNITGARYRRDFTPIDDECDCYTCAHYTRAYIHHLFKAKEMLASTLCTIHNERFTIRLVDQIRAAITAGEFDELREHVLGRYYATARQPS
- a CDS encoding ABC transporter permease, with the translated sequence MNFLQQALSYIFTAANWSGHAGLGIRIAEHLQYTVIAVLFSVLVAVPVGLLIGHTGRGTFLVVTGVNALRALPTLGVLLLGVLLWGLGLIPPTVALMLLGIPPLLAGTYAGIANVDASVVDAARSMGMTERQVLLRVEVPNALPLILSGLRTATLQIVATATVAAYASLGGLGRYLIDGIKVRQFHIALVGALMVTALALILDAALAFAVWLSQPGGDRWRRFPQPLIDDEVALEVRGERNDGEKSVSGATSERGYEAGGPSPTVER
- a CDS encoding tRNA adenosine deaminase-associated protein, translating into MGAQRAPAREAAEHPEGFGVAVVREDGKWRCTPMRRAALSSLSAAETELRELRSAGAVFGLIDVDDEFFVIVRPAPAGTRLLLSDATAALDYDIAAEVLDKLDADIDDEDLEDQDPFEEGDLGVLSDIGLPEGVLGVIVADIDMEIDEQISAIAERMGFDSELSAVLDKIGR
- a CDS encoding ABC transporter permease, which encodes MTYLLTHLDKAWALTLIHLRLSLVPIVLGLLIAVPIGALVQRTTVPRRVITVIASIIFTIPSLALFVALPLIIPTRILDEANVLVALTLYTTALLVRAVPEALDAVPADVLDAATAIGYRPFVRIVKVELPLAIPVLIASLRVVAVTNISMVSVGSVIGIGGLGTWFTEGYQANKSGQIMAGIIAIFVLAVVIDALILLAGRAVTPWVKASSAKVGAR
- a CDS encoding prephenate dehydrogenase, coding for MCVLGLGLIGGSLMRAAQAAGRDVFGYNRSLDGVAAARLDGFDATATLDQALARAAESDAVIVLAVPMPALPVMLEHIRRVAPDCALTDVTSVKGAVLREVEAHGLRSRFVGGHPMTGTAHSGWAAGSQELFAGTAWVVSVDDDVDALVFADVMNLALDCRAFVVPARSDEHDAAAAAISHLPHLLAEALAVTAGDVPLAFALAAGSFRDGTRVAATAPELVRAMCEANSEELLATLDRTLGLLTQARNHLAAHTSVADLVDAGHAARIRYDSFSRPDILHVTVGAENWREELAAAGRAGGVIRSALPVRGNRG
- a CDS encoding cytochrome P450, whose product is MTTGAGASAATGDQTAAQAQLVQILDPAVRADPYPVFARIRELGPMVLPETGMVVFSGFADCDEVLRHPSSCSDGMKSSVVQRQIAEGITPQRTATPGFLFLDPPDHTRLRTLAQQAFSPKAVRALEPEIHTLVGELLDAVAARRTGEETPGGPFDVVSDLAYPLPVAVICRLLGVPLADEPQFSRAAALLAQGLDPIMTLTGQASANADERLRADEWMRDYLGHLVAKRRAEPREDMISALIAAEEDGDQLTVDEIVATCDLLLIAGHETTVNLIANAVLAMMRAPAQWAALAGDPERANVIIEETLRYDPPVQLVMRIAGADMQIGGQERSDRGIVDGGQERSDRGIVGGGQERSDRGIVGGGQERSDRGIITVPEGDSILLLIAAANRDPAAFDRPDAFDPDREGLRHLSFSKGPHFCLGAPLARLEARIALTELARRFPHAQLVAEPAYKPNVTLRGLASLRLG
- a CDS encoding nucleoside deaminase is translated as MSSDQSLIREALAAARLAGPRDVPIGAVVYGPDGTELARAANAREELGDPTAHAEILALRAAAARLGDGWRLENCTLAVTVEPCTMCAGAIVMARVGLLVFGAWEPKTGAVGSLWDVVRDRRLTHRPQVRGGVLAAECAAPLEEFFARQR
- a CDS encoding lipoprotein LpqH, with product MKRELVVALGGAAIVIAGLSGCSSDDKKSSSSSSSEKSTSSASATATATESPTAAAGSGATKVTIDGADQAVNGSVVCATMGGNVNIAIGEAATGIAAVLSDGDSPTVTSVGLGNVNGVTLGYQSGAGQGEAKAEKDGKTYKISGTATGIDMANPMTPVNKPFTIEVTCPN
- a CDS encoding putative glycolipid-binding domain-containing protein, encoding MTDAASQSGTETAETPDSAWPAVLTWRAHDLRRMESVRVQLSGNRIKAYGRIVAAATESHPAFSASYDLVTDESGATKRLSVTMTLAERERQLSIARDEENMWLVQDHQNQTRRAAFDGALDVDAVFSPFFNALPIRRTGLHQRAETLSLPVVYVRLPELSVEPETISYTSVAGGISLKSPIAETTITVDSDGFILDYPGLAERI
- a CDS encoding DUF732 domain-containing protein; this translates as MRSLRGLVVAGALAAGLAGVAAPVAHADAVAYLVNVTVRPGYNFAGPDAAIAYGQTICDRVAGLMPYGQLVEQVKSDFNSSDYYQGAYLINQAVNELCPAQIWQLRQSAGGYTVPA
- a CDS encoding lipoprotein LpqH, with protein sequence MRLRSLASIAALAAAAATSAACSSGPHTAAPPPGSLASGTAEITIDGRDAGTTHAVSCSPAGFLTTITTGDDGSGVSALVSNGDELKAESVSFRNVGGFTGSYNAGLGEPGATVSMTGRTYDISGTAQGFRTDNASFATQSRFTVKVAC
- a CDS encoding ABC transporter ATP-binding protein — translated: MITFTNVTKTYPDGTVAVDDLTLDIPEGTLAAFVGPSGCGKTTSMRMINRMIEPTSGTLTVDGNDVTKVDPVKLRLGIGYVIQSAGLMPHQRVIDNVATVPVLKGETRRAARRAALEVLERVGLDPKLAGRYPAQLSGGQQQRVGVARALAADPPILLMDEPFSAVDPVVREELQTEILRLQSELRKTIVFVTHDIDEAVKLGDKVAVFGRGGVLQQYADPAFVLSNPANELVSGFVGADRGYRGLQFFAATGLPLHDIRQVAESEIDAQQLAPDEWALVIRADGRPFAWINAEGVEVHRRGSALYDSTIGGGSFFRPDGSLRLALDAALSSPSGLGVAVDDEGRLLGGIEADDVLAALKRQRRVPKVG